One Clavibacter zhangzhiyongii genomic region harbors:
- the phnF gene encoding phosphonate metabolism transcriptional regulator PhnF: MATQSRSTSGYSAWRLIAEELRAEILQGTVPAGAKLPSESELADRFEVHRHTVRQAVAALAGDGLVVSRRGSGTFVTAHDVIVHRIGLRTRLTDSLGGRGAASTGELLEWAVEDPPAEVAERLALAGRPALRLETLRLVDGRPVVRGTSWLVDELVPGIVERYGPDGSMTTALRAVGVDDYLRATTTVTGRLATAAESAELQLPSGAVVLVVRALNTLPDGTPLLLNVTRFAADRVELDVEHSRASAEG; encoded by the coding sequence ATGGCGACGCAGAGCAGATCGACGAGCGGGTACTCCGCCTGGCGGCTCATCGCGGAGGAGCTGCGCGCCGAGATCCTGCAGGGCACCGTGCCGGCCGGCGCGAAGCTGCCGTCGGAGAGCGAGCTCGCCGACCGCTTCGAGGTGCACCGCCACACCGTGCGGCAGGCCGTCGCGGCGCTCGCCGGGGACGGCCTCGTCGTCTCCCGGCGCGGCAGCGGCACGTTCGTCACCGCGCACGACGTGATCGTCCACCGCATCGGCCTGCGCACCCGGCTCACCGACAGCCTCGGCGGACGCGGGGCCGCGTCCACGGGGGAGCTGCTGGAGTGGGCCGTCGAGGATCCGCCCGCCGAGGTGGCCGAGCGCCTCGCCCTCGCCGGCCGCCCCGCCCTCCGCCTCGAGACGCTGCGCCTGGTCGACGGCCGCCCGGTCGTCCGCGGCACGTCCTGGCTCGTCGACGAGCTCGTGCCCGGGATCGTCGAGCGCTACGGCCCCGACGGATCCATGACCACGGCCCTCCGCGCGGTCGGCGTCGACGACTACCTGCGCGCCACGACCACCGTCACCGGCCGGCTCGCGACCGCCGCCGAGTCGGCGGAGCTGCAGCTGCCGTCCGGCGCGGTCGTGCTCGTGGTCCGGGCGCTCAACACGCTGCCCGACGGCACGCCGCTTCTCCTCAACGTGACCCGCTTCGCGGCCGACCGCGTCGAGCTCGACGTGGAGCACAGCAGGGCGTCAGCGGAGGGCTGA
- a CDS encoding ArsR/SmtB family transcription factor: MSTPVRVPARDVADCCPPLGVAALDQDAAEQLSGALKAIADPARLRIVSMVAAADAGELCACDLPGRLGLSQPTVSHHCRVLVDAGILSREKRGTWAWYALVPGALDAVASVLTGRPARGSALR; the protein is encoded by the coding sequence ATGAGCACCCCGGTCCGCGTCCCCGCGCGCGACGTCGCCGATTGCTGCCCGCCCCTCGGCGTCGCGGCGCTCGACCAGGACGCCGCCGAGCAGCTGTCCGGCGCGCTCAAGGCCATCGCGGATCCGGCCCGCCTCCGCATCGTCTCGATGGTCGCGGCGGCGGACGCCGGCGAGCTCTGCGCGTGCGACCTGCCGGGGCGGCTCGGGCTGTCGCAGCCCACGGTGTCGCACCACTGCCGCGTGCTGGTCGACGCCGGGATCCTCTCCCGCGAGAAGCGCGGCACCTGGGCCTGGTACGCGCTCGTGCCCGGCGCGCTCGACGCCGTGGCGAGCGTGCTCACGGGTCGCCCCGCGCGAGGCTCAGCCCTCCGCTGA